In Escherichia ruysiae, a genomic segment contains:
- the dcm gene encoding DNA (cytosine-5-)-methyltransferase, with protein MLKEEFSLSEVADILGVSKETLRRWDTAGKLVSQRNDENNYRFYKKEQLKNFEQAQFLFKSQWPDETKISNNVYTVLELFAGAGGMALGLEKAGLKSVLLNEIDSHACKTLRKNRPEWNVVEGDVSQVDFTPYRNTVDVLAGGFPCQAFSYAGKKLGFEDTRGTLFFEFARAAKEINPKVLLAENVRGLLNHDDGRTLETIKNIITDLGYTLFEPRVLKAIFYKVPQKRERLIIVAVRNDLADGIDYEWPSSYNKILTLKDALKKGELYDSDVPESEGQKYPKRKAEILSMVPPGGYWRDLPEDIQKEYMLKSFYLGGGKTGMARRLSWDEPSLTLTCAPAQKQTERCHPEETRPLTVREYARIQTFPDEWVFEGPMSAKYKQIGNAVPVNLSFAVGKSVVHLLDKINKR; from the coding sequence ATGTTAAAGGAAGAGTTTTCACTTTCAGAAGTTGCAGACATTTTGGGCGTTTCAAAAGAAACTTTAAGGCGTTGGGATACTGCTGGAAAATTAGTTTCTCAAAGAAATGACGAAAACAACTATCGATTTTATAAAAAAGAGCAACTTAAAAATTTTGAACAAGCTCAGTTTTTATTTAAAAGCCAGTGGCCTGATGAGACTAAAATAAGCAATAATGTTTATACTGTATTAGAGTTATTTGCTGGCGCAGGGGGGATGGCTTTAGGTTTAGAAAAAGCCGGTTTAAAATCTGTTTTACTAAATGAAATTGACTCCCATGCTTGTAAGACGTTACGAAAAAATAGGCCTGAATGGAATGTGGTTGAAGGTGATGTGAGCCAAGTAGACTTCACCCCTTATAGGAATACCGTTGATGTGCTGGCTGGTGGCTTTCCTTGCCAGGCATTCTCTTATGCAGGCAAAAAACTTGGTTTTGAAGATACACGGGGCACCCTTTTCTTTGAATTCGCCCGAGCCGCTAAAGAAATCAATCCGAAAGTTCTTTTAGCAGAGAATGTTCGAGGGTTGCTAAATCATGATGATGGACGAACTTTAGAAACAATAAAAAATATTATCACAGACTTGGGCTACACTTTATTTGAGCCAAGAGTGCTTAAGGCTATTTTCTACAAAGTACCGCAAAAACGCGAGCGTTTGATCATTGTAGCTGTAAGAAATGATCTTGCTGATGGCATCGATTATGAGTGGCCTTCTTCTTACAATAAAATATTAACCCTTAAAGATGCATTAAAAAAGGGAGAGCTGTACGATAGCGACGTGCCAGAATCTGAAGGACAAAAATATCCCAAAAGAAAAGCAGAGATCCTAAGTATGGTTCCTCCCGGTGGCTACTGGAGAGATCTTCCTGAAGATATTCAAAAAGAATACATGCTCAAGAGTTTTTACTTAGGTGGGGGCAAAACTGGTATGGCTCGTCGCTTGTCATGGGATGAACCAAGCCTAACATTAACATGCGCCCCAGCACAGAAACAAACAGAGCGTTGCCACCCAGAAGAAACAAGACCATTAACTGTGCGTGAGTATGCAAGAATACAGACCTTCCCCGATGAATGGGTATTTGAAGGCCCAATGTCAGCGAAATATAAGCAAATAGGAAACGCTGTTCCTGTTAATCTGTCATTTGCTGTTGGCAAATCTGTGGTACATCTTTTAGATAAGATAAATAAAAGATAG
- a CDS encoding SinI family restriction endonuclease, with translation MSKETSFVKNAEELAKQKMDAINPELSSKFKFLIKFLSQFPEACSKPRSKKMQNKVGQEEHIEYLARSFHESRLPRKPTPPTTVPDEVVSIVLNISFNIQPENLERIKEEHRLSMAAENIVGDLLERYLAEKLEPSGWIWCSGTSVKAVDFIHYDEKNNEWNLLQVKNRDNTENSSSSKIRDNTTIKKWFRTYSQRDATNWENFPDEVSSKNLNEEDFRAFVKNYLVKII, from the coding sequence ATGTCAAAAGAGACGTCTTTTGTTAAGAATGCTGAGGAACTTGCAAAGCAAAAAATGGATGCTATTAACCCTGAACTTTCTTCAAAATTTAAATTTTTAATAAAATTCCTGTCTCAGTTTCCTGAAGCTTGCTCTAAACCTCGTTCAAAAAAAATGCAGAATAAAGTTGGTCAAGAGGAACATATTGAATATTTAGCTCGTAGTTTTCATGAGAGTCGATTGCCAAGAAAACCCACGCCACCTACAACGGTTCCTGATGAGGTGGTTAGCATAGTTCTTAATATAAGTTTTAATATACAGCCTGAAAATCTTGAGAGAATAAAAGAAGAACATAGATTGTCGATGGCTGCTGAGAATATTGTAGGTGATTTGCTTGAAAGGTATCTTGCTGAAAAACTAGAACCTTCTGGATGGATATGGTGTTCAGGCACAAGTGTTAAAGCAGTTGATTTTATTCACTATGATGAAAAAAACAATGAATGGAACCTGCTCCAAGTTAAAAATAGAGATAATACCGAAAACTCATCGAGTAGTAAGATTAGAGATAATACAACAATAAAAAAATGGTTTAGAACTTACTCACAGCGTGATGCTACTAATTGGGAAAATTTTCCAGATGAAGTATCATCTAAGAATTTAAATGAAGAAGACTTCAGAGCTTTTGTTAAAAATTATTTGGTAAAAATAATATAA